The nucleotide sequence gttcagccagggctctcctgacaaagagagagactttagtgaattcaggatatcgccaaagggcgagtgctgaaagatgtccgtggcggtgaactccatgatcggagcccaatcgggttcgatcggaagaggtgcgggatataCGGAGTCCGGAACAGAGTTCGGCACCTTAGAGTCACGGgccctgcaaaggactaggctggtatttggctctatcaccatagagattgcggctcccggggtggcgtccaaccgtccatccccgattAGCATAgtaggctccgagctaatggtcggagcggacacctgaacGACGCTCTtggcgttgtccggcggcagagctaaatcatgccgatcgtgacagtgcggtgtgctcggccatggctcgaatccgtcgaagatcaagtccccgcggacgtcggccgtgtaatttaatcttccaaacctgacctgatggccaggggcgtagctttcgatctgcttcatatggccaaacgagttggtccgcagtgcgaagccgccgaatacgaagatctgtccggggagaaaggtctcaccctggaccgcgtcatgattgacgatcgaagaagccatcgggcctaaaggcgacgacacaaaggaactctcaatgaaagcaccaatgtcggtgtcaaaaccggcggatctcgggtagggggtcccgaactgtgcgtctaggcggatggtaacaggagacaagggacacgatgtttttacccaggttcgggccctctcgatggaggtaaaaccctactcctgcttgattaatattgatgatatgggtagtacaagagtggatctaccacgagatcagagaggctaaaccctagaagctagcctatggtatgattgttgttcgtcctacggactaaaactctccggtttatatagacaccggagagggctagggttacacagagtcggttacgatgggaggagatcttcatatcgtatcgccaagcttgccttccacgccaaggaaagtcccatccggacacgggacggggtcttcaatcttgtatcttcatagtccgggagtccggccaaaggtcatagtccagccatccggacaccccctaatccaggactccctcaccaacccATCGCTCTGTAAAGCCCAGCTTCAACATAATAGCTTGAAGGTACTCCCACTCCACCCTGTCATATATGCGTTCATCATATCTAGTTTCAGTGCACAAGATTGGTGTTTCTTTGTCTTGTTTCTCTTCATGAAATGCAAACATTCGTAAGATGTAATAATGTTGTCAGTGATGAGCCTACCAGGGACAAAAGCCGACTATTCCTCTAAGATGATATCTGGGAGTACTTGCTTCAATCGGTTGGATATCACTTTTGAGGCTATTTTATAAAGTACGTTACACAAGCTAATGGGTCGGAACTGGGAGAGCAAAGTAGGATTTTTTACCTTCGGAATTAGAACCAAAATAGTTTCGTTGATGCACTCAGCTGATTCAGTCCCTTCTACTATTCTCAGTACCACCTTAGTAATATCATCCCTGCATACCTCCCAGTGGCGTTGGAAAAAATGGGCAGGGAACCGTCCGGCCCCGGTGCTTTGGTAGGAAACATCTGGAACAAAGCCACTTTTACCTCATCCTGGCTATAAGGTGAATTCAGGAGCCCATTCATTGCCGGCGTCACCTTGCACGGAACTGTGTCCAAGACCCTGTTCATGTCTTGCACACCCTCGGAAGTGTACAAGGTTTTATAGAAAGTTGTTTCCAACATTTCCATCTCTTCTCTGTCTTCCGTAATTTGGCCATTCTCCTTCAGCAAGGAATTAATTTGATTCTTCCTTTGACGACGGCTAGCACGGAGGTGGAAAAAGTACGTATTTTTATCCCCGTGCTTAAGCCACTCGATGCGAGCGCGCTGCCTCCAGAATATTTCTTCGCGGTGATACAGTTCCACTGGGCGGTTTGTAGCTTTGATTTCTGCATGGGAAGGCCCCGTCCGACCTGGGATCGCGCGCCATACATGTAGCTGATTCTTTAATTGGCTGATCTCCCTTCTCACATTCCCAAAATGTTCCCGGTCCCACTAGGATAAATCAGCTCCCAGGCTTTTCAATTTTCCCGCTACATGTGATGTCGTGTCTCCCTGCATGTTGTTCCATCCCGCCTCAACTAGTCCATCCAGCGCTGGGTCCCGCTCCCATGCAAGCTCATATTTAAATTGCTTTGGTCCCCTGTTACATGCACGTACACCACCGATCTTGAGGGGTAACGGGATATGATCATATGTCGCGGCTTTTTGTGCTCGAGAACAGCATCAGGGTAAGACAATGTGAATTCTGCATTTGCCACACATCTATCCAATTCGAACCCTAGTATAAGTGCCTCCGACGACTTTCTTCTCAAAGATCCAATTTAAGTCCTTATAGCCAATATCCGATAGCCCACATATATCTAGGGCATCTCGGAATGCATCCATCTGCGCCTGGCTATGGTTGTTCACGCCGTCGTGTTCATGAGCTTGAAGGACTTCATTAAAATCACCGATGACTGCCCAAGGGCCCGTACCCGTCCTCACTATACCTTTAAGCATGTTCCAGGTCTTATATCTCTCAGCTACCTGGGCTTCTCCATATACAAAGGTAAGCCTCACACACGATTCCATTAAATCATCAATCTGAACATCTATATGATACTCAGAGTAGCCAACAATATCAAATTTTATTGCATCATTCCAAAATATTCCAAGGCCTCCACTCCTTCCATTACTACTAACAGCAACACTTCTATCAAAACCTGAAGTACCAGATAATTTTTCAACATGGGAACCCTCTATTTGAGTTTCCAAGATGCATAAGATAGAGGGGGCATATTGCTTCGACATATCCCGAAGCTCTTTGACTGTCGCGTGGTTGCCAGCCCCACGACAGTTCCACACAAGGAGACTCGCCCGCCAAACGTGCATCAATAGGTTTGTTGACTGAAGAACTTCTCCCGTTCACTTTATCTGCAGCTGATGGTGTAGGCTTGTTTCTTTTCAAATCCTGCTTCGCGAAAGGGCTCTGTGGGATCTCTGGGGCCGTGAGCAGGAGAGTCTGGTCAGCAGTAAGCATGGATGCAGTGTTGTTCAGCAGGGTCTTCACATCAGACGGCGTTGCTGCCCCTCGCTTCCTGTTATTTCCTTTTCCTGCATTACAACATAGTTGTTGTCTTCAATTTTCTCATACTCATCAAAACCATCATGCTGTCCAGTAACACCTGGTTTAATAGGGAGCCCCTATTTGACGCTCTTTGCGTCAAATTGGCGGCGCCACGCACAGGGGGCAgctcgactgggccggcccatgaagcgGGTCGAAAAATATGGCAAAAGTAAGTGGCAGGCGAGGAGGGGATTCGAACTGGCGACCAACAGATTGCGAACGTGCCCATGTAGCCACTCCGGTAGAATAGTTTAGTTGCCTATAGAGCAACGCACAACGTAAAGTACTAAAAACTGACCTGTGTACTGTAGTCAATTACTGTAGCGAACCCGAAATTAGTTGCTACATTGATTTTTAAAGTGTAATTTCTTTTAAAGCGTGTATTTTAAAAGTGCGCACATTCTTTGAATTAATGAAAAAAATTAGAGACCGGAACATATTTCGAATATGTGAACAACAAAATTGaaaaggcagaaattgtttttgaaaaacatgaaccattttttgaattttggaacAAGTTGGGCAGACATTTAAACCACGAAGATTTTCTGAATTTGTGAACCAATTATGAAATTCTAAACAAATTTGAAagtgagaacattttttaaatttgtgaacaaatattGGAAAAAATGGAACATTTCATGATATTCCAAACAAAAATTTGAAACCAcgaacatttttttttgaattgcTGAATAAAAATCAAGAAATCGAATATTTCATGAAattatgaacaaaattttgaaagtgcgaacattttctgaaattcttgaacattttttgaattttttaccaAATTTTAAAAccgtgaacattatttgaatttttgaacaaattaTGAAATTCTAAACAAATATGAaagcgtgaacattttttgaatttgtgaacaaatattTTAAATACTGAACATTTCCTGATattccaaatttttttttgaaatgcaaacatttttgaaatttggtacttttttttgaaattctgaacaaaatttgagaataaaAACATTTATTAATTTTCTGAACAAATAtttaaacaggaacattttttgaaacactcGAACAATACTTCAAAACATGAACAGTTTTGAGAAAATTAACAATTTCTAAaaacattaacattttttgaaacacgaaCACTTTATGAAGTCATGAACAAATTTTGAgaatgcgaacaatttttgaaagacAAAGAATTTCCGAAATAATAAACGAATTTTGTAAGCAGAGAATTTTCTGAAAATTCCTGAATATTTTTTAAACACGAACATTTAAAAAAAAGTAGAAGacgagaacaatttttgaaaaatagaaacaaaaaattaaaaattccaaacaaaatttgaaaacacgaaccaattctgaacattttttataaAGCACGAGCATTTTCCAAAAAtttcgaacatttttttaaaatgagaaataaaattgaaaaacaaaaaaaagaaaaagaaaaacgaaatagaaacagaaatagaaaggaaaataaaaaaccagaaaaaaccagctgggaacctctagaaggttcccaaaaccgggagagttgggccggcccgttgcgtcgctgctcggtcactcgcctgtgcgaagcgccggcagtttgacGCAGGGAGCAGCATATAGGGTTTTCCGGTTTAATTTTTTTTGACACAATGGGTTTTCCGGTTTAATACGCCATAATGTTTGTCTTCATGGCACTTCAACGGTGCTGCCGAGTGGCCTTTGGGGTTCGGCCCATCCAAGTGGATGGCTTGGAATGGCTTGGGGACCAGGCCTGCTCGGTCGATTCCTTGTCTTAGGCCTACCTCGGGGGATCCGCTGTCAGTACTCAGTAGCCCCATTACCGAGGAAAATCCTACTTGCCGCAAGCTGTCGACGCTTCACACAGCGGAGGTGCGAGCGAGCGAACCAGTGGGCCGGCCCGTTTTAGGGTTACAGCAGactcggttttgggaaccttctatgaTGTTTCTAGCTGTTTTTTCcgattttgggaaccttctagaaggtttctgAACCGGCCTTTTCTTTTTCagtttttttcgtttttcttttttctatttatcttctttttcttttttcttttttcttttcttttttcctttttcttttctttttcctgtttctttttttcttttcaagtttattttcaaaaaaaatcctaattttcaaaaaattttctgtttttcagatcttgttcacaaattcaaaaaaaattcccattttacaaaatttgttcataaattcaaaaaatgtttctggTTTCTAAACTTTTGTtccaaaatttcagaaaatgttcctgttttttcaaaattgttcgaattattttttttattttttgagaaatttgaaaataatgacatggatttcaaaaaatgcctgtattcaaaaattgttcacaaatctcaaaaaaatgttcttatttttcaaatttttgttcacttATTAAAAAATTGTTAACATTTCAAATTTGTTTAGGATTTTCAAGATTGTTCTTCATTTTATAATTTTTTCTAAAAATTCAGTTTTTTTTGTTATTTTAAGAATTGTTCCCATTTCACAATTTtgttcaaaaattctaaaaatgttcatgtttacaattatttttgttcacaattcaaaatttgttctcctttaaaaaatattcatgtttttgaAAAAGTCACTATTAAATACTTGTTCATATTATCGAAAAACTTTTTTGTGTTTATCGATTTTTTTAAAACTCGTGTTGGTTCTGTAAATTCTGAttatatttttttagtttttcttctcaaatttgaaaagtgttcgcgttaaaaaaatatttttctcaAAATAATGTTCGCATCTGCATTACCTTTAGCTTTTTTTTTGAGACAGTGCATTACCTTTAGCTGCGCGCGCCATAGTTAAACCAGAAAGCTTATGTAGCCCATTGGCTAGGCTCGTGCGTACGTCACAAGAGGTGCCCTCGATTCCTTACCTCCTCCAGCAGTCTTAGTCTTTTTTGCATTTTTTACTGTGTttcgctaatgggccggcccagctggagTCGCCCCTGTGCGTTCGCTCGGCAATTCGCCGCAACGAGCGGCGCATAGGAGCTCCCCATTACTGATGACCGGTGATTTTCCACAACATGCCAAACCTTGTTTCTGACACCATTCATACTTTTCTAATATCTGGGTAAGCTAAAGAAACTAAATAACGGACGGAATGAGTTTGCAGGTGCTTCTGCTACAACAGTCAGCAAATGAACCGGAGTTTTCAGAAAATGAAAATAAAGGGTGGAACCGTTGCACCGTCTGATGTGAGCTAGAGAGTATATATCTACAAATGAAAATAGTGATTCAAGTAAATATATAGTTCCTCTTGGCGATCAAACGATACAGTCTACAAATGGCCTCTTCACACGTTCCACTTTCCTTCACACCTGATGTTTCCTTCTTTAAATGGTATAATCAAATGAAATACTCTACAACGTGTTCCTAGATAAGGGTTCTTGAAATTGTAGTCTGCAAAGATTCAGTAATATTGCCTGTTTGATTAGATTTTTCACTATGACAAGGTTTGACCAATGATCACTAACAAAGGTATGTTGTGTTCACACAGCACTGCAGTATCTTCTGGCAAGGTTAATTGATCGTAATGTTCATCTACTATTTGAGACAAAAAGTTATTTACGAATTCATAGGAATTAAAGCTCGTTTAAAACAGATATTTTTCTCTGCACTCCAGGGTGTCCAAAATTTCATCTTGAACAGAAGTAATAGAAAAAACAGAGGGTTCACAGGAAAGATGTTACCTCGGGAAGGTTCCAAAGAATGGCGGCAAGCTGAACTCGTGCTTGTTACCTAACAAAGACATGAACTTCTCTTCATCCAAAGTGTATCAAGAGGTAAAGAAAATCAATCTCGCACCATATGATTAGCAGATAAGTGATAATTTACTAAGTCCGTCAACAAGATGCTTACACATTCCACAACTGCAAATAGAAGACGTAAATTTAATTTACAATGAAGCATACGAGACATGCCCTTTTACAATGATGATCCTAGAATTTTCTTAAATTATGGAAACCAACACGTAAATCTACTGTTGTCTAGGACCATCGCTGTGAAGAGGCGAGAACATAGAGCAGAACGTTCATACAAATTTTGAATAACAACGTCGGAGCATTAGCCAAGTTAGCTCTAGAATGAACCAACATTGCTCCAAAAACAAAAGCAGGTAGGCATGCCAAGCCCACTGCCACATGGCAAGAAGAATCAACTCCTACTGAGGATCCACTTGGTATAAAGGCACCAATAACCTATGTGTCATGTGTGCAAAGCTTGTAACTCTGAGAACAATGGCACGTATGGAAGATATGTCTCCCGAGTGTCCTCTCCAAGAGTACAGATCTCTTGGACTTGCCGATGATCCATATCGTAGGACATCAATGTTTTATCCGGCTCAACAGTGTAGAAGATCATGTTACAGTCTGGATGAACTGCAACCCACTCGAACTTCTCTCCAAGATTAATATAACTTATCCATCCAGGTTCAAATAAACCATGTGATCCAACTACATGTGAGGCTTCAGCGGTATGCTTCAATGTCCATTGTTGCCTGTCATAGTCCTCAAGAACGTAAACTACTAGTCGAACCACCTCATCTTCATGGTCTACCTCAAAATTGGCATAATGCAAACGTCCTTGGGACAACTGAATGAAACCAAACTCCTGCTCACCAGGGACAGGGACAGGTATGTTTCAGCAAGCTTTCCCCTCGGTGTCCACCACGGCTACAAAAGCCTTGTTTGTGAGATAATGCAGACAGCCATTAAAAAAGACAGTTGGCAACCTAGAATCAAAAAGAGTAAAATCATTATCCAGTTCATATTCCATACGAACCCGCCCTGCAGTTTCAGATGAATACACCTCCACTCCAGCGAACAAGGGGGGTAAGTGCCCATAGTCTCTAAAGAACTCAAACACGTAGAAGTGGGGTGGCACAGTTGAATTAAAACCCAGACGTGAACCCCGCCATCCGTCGGCACAATCCGATAATGCGACCCACTCCTTGGTGGCAGGATTACACACAAACTGATGGTAATCTGGCATATCCAATTCCGTGGTAGGCCAACATTTGCAGAGGAGAAGGCCATTGCAGCTGTCCAAGAGATAAATGTGTTTGTGGATTGGCAGGAAGTCAAGCGAAGGGGAGACCAACGGAAGACCTCTGCCAGAGACATTGGTGAAATGGGGAACTAACCACAGCCCAGTCTCACTGTCATGCCTTGTGAAGAAGCCAGCCAAGGTTTGAGGAAGCTTCAAACGGTGGACAGGGTGCGAGATGAGGTCCCGCCATGTCGTGGACACGCACTTGAAGCGGCAGACTGATCTGGCAGGGAGGCGAGAGAGGATGTCAACAACAAGGTCATCGGTGAGGTTGGCCGCCGGGCATCTCCGTCTCTTGGACCTTCTCCCCTTAACCGTCTTGAGCAACAAGTTCTGAGAAATGCAAACAGAGAAGCTGAGCGAACAAGAAGAAAGGAGCTAGGTCTGAGATGATGGATGCTATTCTGCTTATCGTAAACAAGTTTGCATACCATTTGCAGAAGAGTGGTGGCGAGGACCTCCCAACCGGATGGTAGAGCAACTGGAACAGAGGCCACGACCAGCAGGGAAGGAGAAATCACTTGGAGCGAGCGAAGAAGACGCCTATGCTCGACAAGAAAGTCAACTCGATCGGTTGAATGCCTCTTGCTCCCATTGATGGCCCATGGCACTTCCGTGCATCAGTATTTGAGGGATACCTGTGCCTTCCTATGCACGATTTGAGCACCAATATGATGACGTGCATATGCACGCCATGCTGGAAAAACAAATGGAGTTTGTAGGTCTAGGCTTCGAAAGAAGTTCATTACTTAACTGAAACGTATGACAGGTGACCTAACAAATAAAACTGGGGGCAATAATGGAGATGATCAAGAGCATCGATATGATGAGATGCCTAGGTGGAGTAGGAAATAAACTATTTTAAGGGTCAACTCTTTTAAATAAATAGTACGCCGTCTTACATTTAAGAACAGAGGTAGAGTCAAATAAATCTTCTTTTTAGGAAAAGGAAGATGTAACAGAGCCTGAATGCTAAGATTGGAGTGGAAAACTCTGAATGCATATGTTGATGCATACCTGTTCCTGGAGGTTCGCACTGTTTTCTTATGGAATAGCTGCTCGGTAGCAAAAGGCCAAAAACAGAAAA is from Triticum aestivum cultivar Chinese Spring chromosome 1B, IWGSC CS RefSeq v2.1, whole genome shotgun sequence and encodes:
- the LOC123087542 gene encoding uncharacterized protein; the encoded protein is MNLLLKTVKGRRSKRRRCPAANLTDDLVVDILSRLPARSVCRFKCVSTTWRDLISHPVHRLKLPQTLAGFFTRHDSETGLWLVPHFTNVSGRGLPLVSPSLDFLPIHKHIYLLDSCNGLLLCKCWPTTELDMPDYHQFVCNPATKEWVALSDCADGWRGSRLGFNSTVPPHFYVFEFFRDYGHLPPLFAGVEVYSSETAGRVRMEYELDNDFTLFDSRLPTVFFNGCLHYLTNKAFVAVVDTEGKAC